TGAGCGACTTATAGTAAGCGGGCAAGCTAGAAAACACCATTGCATTAGACATGTAGACTTATAATCATAGGGAGAGAAAAACTCACttgcggtggtggaggaagTAATGTGTCATATCATAACAGATATATCCAAATACGCCACCACAGAAAACTGTGACCGCAGCGTACCAGTTATAGAAGAAAACTGTGTGAGCCAGTTTCCAGAAGGGCGTGGCCAGAATCACGAACAAAGCTGGTGGCATCACAAGCCGGTATTTATCCATTGGCAGATAATGGTGGATTCCGtgaagaaggaaatggaggGTGATGCCGACTCGATTATCAGGGAGATATCTGAGGAAGGCCAAAACGTCAGGTGAAGTTAGAAGGGCAGACAGCAGTAGATTACGTACCCGTCAATGTGAAAAAGAAATCTGTGCATGAGATATTCAATCAAGGTCCAAAGGAAAAGACCAAACAGCCAGTAGGAGGCTGCTGTAGGGACATTTCCCAGTCCAGCAAATCCAACAAAACTTCCATAGGTGACTGGAGGAAGCCAGAGCAAAGGAACCACATACCACGCGGTCTTGCTCAAGGGCTCCAGGAAGTTCCCAAATAGGGGGGCCGACTCCCCTCCCTTATAGTGGCGCGGCCGGTGGATCTGCTGTAGGTAGAACTCTTTGCTGAAGCCACTATTCCAGAGTTGAAGAAGCAATGGTTTGTTGAGGTCTAGAAACTTGAAGGTTTGATAATCCTTGACGATGTCTGTTTCGACGGACAGGTCCTCTTCGCTCGACATGCCTGTCGAAGCATACACTGGCCGCGAATCTTCTTCTGACCCTTCGGTAGCTGACCCATTCGTATCTGCTGTCTTTCCGGTAGATTTGTTATCGAGAAACCCAACAAGGAGGTCCTCTAGAATTTCATAAGCCGCCTCAGAGTGATTGTGAGAGGACTCATCCCGCAAGATCTCCTTCACATCTTTCCCAGCATATTCGAGAATTAAGTCGCCGCCTCCCGGATGATCATTGAGAAAGGATGTGACATCGTAAACCTTGGACCCCAGAGTCACAAAGCAAGATTTGGCGTGGTTGTGGGATTCGACCTCGGCAGGCGTGAATGTTGGCAGAATCTTTCCGGGCATGATCGGATATTTCGTGGATATTGAAATACCGCTGCGTGCTGCAGACACAGACTCGAGAAATATGGAATCAACTAGACCGACCGTGAGTAACAAAGTCGCTAAGTTCAGGAATCCAGAGCTTTCAGGTGGAACGGCGAAAATGTGAAAATAAATCGCGACGAAAAGGAGTGGCGTGAGCTTCGAAATAATATCAAGGCGGGTCCGCTCGCTCCGGGATCCGTCGTACAATCGATGGGACCAAAACACTGCGCCAGTTACGACCGCACTTTTGCAGAGCACCGCCTTTCTTTTCGGCTTTCCGCAGGTGCTTTGGACCGAGCTGGGATGAGTGATGAGTGATAGATTACATATGCAAAACCCAGAGTCGTTGACGAGAAACGAGGAGTAGCAACCATCTGGGAGAAACATCAAAAGTTGATAGTTTGCTATACTCTTTTGGGACAGTGTGACCCCTGACCCACTTCAACATTGTATCCTTCTTAAGGCTCCAACTTTGTTCTCAAGCAGACAGGTGAAGGTTGTGAGCTCTTCTTACGGCGTTCGATATCCTTGTTTCTTAATGAAGCTTGAGTCGATATGGAAACAGGCAATAAGCACAAACATCCATAACGGTGACTTTTCATCGACCGTCGATCGGACAACCTTGCGTATTGAAGGGACATGCGCCATCCAAATAATGTAGTTAAGCTTCTCGGTTCAATCAACAATGATTGCATCATGATTCATGAAGTTAGCCTCTACAAGCTAAGTTTTGAGAACCGATGTGCAGGAATAACATCAATGGCTTTGGCAGCTGACGGCAGAATCCCTCCATCCATAACCCTTTCCGGTGGCTGCTGTCTGATTGATAACCTTCTCTCAGCAGACTGGTAGACCTTTTGAAAACTAGTTCACGGAATTCTTGTCCGATTCTACGAGTGATCCTGAGATGTCGAGGCTCTTAGGAGCTATGATGCATTCATGCTGCATATTTAGATGTGTCACGCCATAGCCACAACCCTTGCATACCAATTCTCTGTACAATGTTTGTGCACACCTTACCTACCAGGCTCTCGCGGCTACTCCGTTGAggaaccagaagaaaagTCATACTTTCAAACCCCATAGCATAAGAGGCAGCTCATTCAGCAAAAGTATGCGCTTGAAACCTCGTTGGATGTGACTGTGGAGCTTTGACGTTGGATGTAGATAAAGTTTCAGAACTCCCGTTGTAATATCTATTTCACTGGAACTTTTGTAAATTGAGGTGTCTTACTGAGGTGTCTCACGACCTCGCCAATCTCAAAGACTAGACTGCTGTAGATGGCCTATTCTACTCCGTCCAGTACTTCTCACGTACGCTAAGTCTGTTCGTACTGAAGTCAATGGATACTGAAGTCACGCGGTGCAGGTCATGTTACCGCTACGAAACTGTGACTCAGCTGCAAAAGTTAAGTTACTTAGAGGCGAAAGGGAGCCGTCGGAGGAGCAAGGACCCAGTAAATCTCCTATCTTCAGGATTCAAGGTTCACACTACTACTAACTTCAACTGTGGTAGTCCTGTGGGTTCAAGACGTGAAATCCCTATGTAATCATATTTAATAATTCATtcggagtactctgtacattTGCTGTCAATCATCTCATTTATTCTTCACCTGATATTCTTCCTCACCTATTTCGGCAAAATTCATTGATAAATGTATGCATAAAGGTGTACCGGAAAGAATACCTAAACAAGTAAAcggtaggtaggtaggtacttTTGAGTTCGTGCGGACCCCCCCAAAAATCCCAAAATTGGCCCAACAGGCGGCTAGCTGAAGAGCTACGGGGAAGTGAGTACCTTATTCTATCGTCGAGTAACCAAGGCGAATAGCGCGTGATCTAGATATTGAACCGAAGTGCAAGGTGTGGACGATGGAAACCCAGTGTTTACTCTAGTGTCACTACTCTAGTTAATACTACAGTGATACGgggagtactccgtactttaGTGCATAAGCCGCGGCGTCGACGCGCCTCCTAGGGTAACCTAAGCCAGCTCCGGCGAATGGGATGTGGAACTGGAGCGGTCTTCATCACTTGAAATGGAAccaaggaaagaaagagcAGCCGACAGTGGACAGCCAACCGTCGAAAGAGAACGTCCTCTGAAAGGGACATGGTGGATCGTGACGGAGTCACTTCAAAGACGTCCTTGGACGTACTGGGACGCACTTGGGTAGGAGTTTCTCCGTATATCCACCGTAGGATTCGCTCCAGTCCGAAGCGGCGGAGCACACCCTCAACTCACATAGGGTCTGCTTGAATGTCTTATCCTATCTCGCTGGGTTTTTGCAATTGCTGCTTGGAGACTTTGAGTTTGCTGGACAGATCTATGAAAAACGAAGTATCGGGTGCCTAAGTCGATAGATACCTTGATAAACATGATTACATGAAAGTTTGTTCCCGCCAGCATCTGATCTTTGTTGAGTTAACTGCCACAAAAAGTGGGGATGGGACATTATTGGCCAACTGTCAATCCCTTTTGGTCTCGACCAGTTCTTTGTCTAAGTCTCCAGTGGCCGGGTATCTATCTAATAATCTATTCCGACCTAGTATCTATTGCCTATTGGTAGCTGGCTAGTGATGCGTTAGTAGCTTAGTAGTTAGTACATGTCTAGCTCACCAAAGAAATGGGAGCTCCATTCATTACTATTATTGATTGACCCTTTTCCAGTCCTCGAACCCCCAAGAGGCGATAGTTAAAAGAAACAAGGTCCCCCATATTATACCCCTCCTCTCTTTGGCAACGGGATCACGATTTATTACGATCAGTTGGCCTCAAACATGGAATCACCCACACCGTTCGAATCCTTCTCTTTTCGGGGCAACCGTATCATTGCCTACCTACAGACGCTAGCAAAGGCCAAGAAAGGTTTACCGCATGGTGTACCTGTCTGCGTCTCGCCTTCACATACCATCACCAACACTGAGTCTCTACTGACTCTGGCTTCCTTGGTCGGTCCTCATGTTGCGATCTTCCAAGTTCATGCAGACATCATCGACGACTGGTCCGACGAGACGGTCCGTCAATTGACCTTGCTGGCGAAGAGACACGCCTTCTTGATCTGGGAAAGCGGCCGAATCCTCAATGCTACCGTCGACGTTGTTGGGAAAACAACGACCGAGTCAAGAGAAGTGAGAAATGAGTTGGTGGATTTGATAAGGAAAAAATACACCAAAGGTGTAGTCAAAGCAGCCTCGTGGGCTGGCATTGCGACGGCCTGGGCCTCTGGTGTCACTGTCGGGAACCAAGAAGCCGATATCTTGATCCCAACATTGAAAGCCGCTGCTCGAGAAGCGGTCGCTGACAGTGTGCAAACCATCCGGACAGAGATCACGGCTGTCAATGCTCCGACTGAGTCCTTGGTGAATTGTCATGATGATTCTGAATCAAAGGATGACACCAATGCTGACCAGCAATATCTAACGCTTGACTACGCTGTGGATGAGAGTGGCCTTGGCCCCACTCTTCGGAAATCCTCGACCATCTCTCTCACTCAAACTATTACTCAACATACGGAAGATTCTACGGAATCGCTTCTGGACTCGACACCTCACCTCATAACGCAAGATGGCATTCCGGAAACAAATTTCCAAAATCTGTCCAACAGTGATGATGTGCCCCCTCCACCTCTCCTTGCGCGTGGTCTTGTGCTTTGTCTCCCCTCAATGACCGACACCTCATTCACGCCTGAGTACAGACGGAGCTGTCTAGCTGCTGCTCGCGCCAACCCAGATTTCGTTCTGGGGTTCCTGTGCAGTGAGCCGTGGCACCTCATGTCCCAGACGAATGACATCTTCGACCTCAGCTCTCTCCAAGCGAGCGAATATGAGAAAGGCACTTCAGGTGAAACGCCAGCTCATCTTGccattttctccatgatCTCTCACAAGAACGGCATACTCAATGGTCGAGAAGAAAACGATGATGAGAGTGACGAGGAAGTGAGTCCCACAACTCCCTTGGCTCCGGAGTTACCGTCGAGGATCATGAGCCCGATTGCAACAAAGCTGCATGATATTGTCGGGCAGGCGGTCAAATTACGTGATGCAACGATCAAGCATGCAGTAGATGGCCATGCGAGCTCGGGGTCATTGAACGCACCCAGACTCCTGCATATTCCCGTGGTATCATTACCTTGATCCTAGCACAAGTATGATGTTCTTTTTTCCTCGATCGGGTAGAGCCTCAGCTCGGGATTCGGAATGCATAGTGATACACATATTTCCAGACCGTTAACGACCAGAATTTACAGTTTGCAGCAAGTGCGGCGTTTGAGGATTTCAGGGACAGCTTGTGTCATCGTACGAGCGAGAATTTGTCCATACCTGAGTATCGTTTGTTCATTTTGGTTTCTCAGGCCCTTTTACAGAACAGCTTGGTCTTTCTGCCCTTATTACCTGATTGTATCCTAGAATGTGGTGTCAACGCAGTCGAGTGCGATGCATCACGTGATCCATTGCCTAATGAGGCGAATTATCGACAGTGATTTCTACCTCAACTTTCCATCTTGTCCTAGATATTGATCATATTCTTTGTTTTTCTCTGTGGACACTTGTTCCATTAGAGTAATATAAATCCAGAAAGGAAGCTTCCACACGATAGATGTTTTTCTCTCTAGCTTAGAATGTTCTCAATCTATGCCAGATAGCAAGCCACTGCTCCCCGCAAGAACATCAATCGTCGCTGAAAACATGACAAAAGCCAGCAAGAGCCCGGTATCTCGGATATGCACTTTGGAGGGTCTGTGATTTAGATGTCCCTCTCCCTTTTGTTGTATCTGTGCGGTCTATTTTTCTATAGATCTTTTGGGTTAAATGATCAGTCCACATACTCGAGTATGAAGGCGGGACATAATTTTCTTGCCTCCTCAGATGGGCCCGGAGATCCAAACCGAACACTGCCTCGACACACTGTGACTGGGTTTGCTATGGACGGCCGGCAAGCAGTAAGCTCTTTTCCAACGGCGAACGACCATGAAGAAGGAGGGACTCGTCCTATGAGACAAGCCCAGCAATATGCGAAATCCGTCGCCAATCATGCCGATGTTATTATTGAATACACAGACGTTGGATCATCTGGTTCAAACTCATTTCAAGTCGATAAGCATCATTGGCAAGTTGCCAGTCAAGACTTGATAGAAAATAGCCCATACTTTCGTGCTCTGCTCGACCCCAACAAGTTCTCTGAGGGCCGGCAGTTCATGCGGCAAAGGGCTGGCCATGGTCAGAGAACGACATATGAAGTGACAGGAGAAGAGCACGATCAATCGGGTGTCGCTAGTGGAGCTTGCTTGCAGCACAATCTGCCAACAATCAGCCTATCTAGAGATCGTTTCCTATCAGGGCTCGGGGCAGATGCTATTGAACTGTTTCTGAGAATTTTGTCTTACAGATCCCTCGAAGGAGATGAGAAGCAAGGGTTCGACGCTGAGTTAAGAGTTCAACCAACCTCTCTTGTTGCCAGATTACTTGAAACAGGCGATGCGTTGAATTCTCCGCATGTCGTGAAAGAGGCCTTGCAAAGATCAAAATATGCATACGGGAAGGGCAAGATTTCGCTGTCAAAATTTGATACGTCCTTGCTGAAGATTAACGAGgatcgtcttcgtcaaagtATATTTATTGCCAGATTTTTGGATGATTCGCATGTGTTCCAAGTTTTATCGCATGCTCTGATTGTCGGGGGTTCTAGGTATTGGACCAATGGCATTGAGAGTCACGTTCCTACTTCTCCCTGGGGATATCTCCCTGATGGCATAGAAGGTAAAGGAGACATCATCCCTGTCGCTCTGTGAGAATCGACGCTAATAACCACAACAGAAGAACTGTATTACAGACGCCAATGCGTCCTCAACACCATCACAGACCTACAAGCATTCTTCCTCCGCGCCTACGGTGCACTAGAAGAACCACACGAACCCAAACCAAGCAGTACAAcaccatcagcagcacaaACTACGGTCCAACAACGTCAATTTCAATGCCGCTGTGGATTCGGCAACTCCAACGCCTGCGACGCATTCCATTTGGGCCAGATGATGCGATTCTTCACACTACGCACAAAGACTATCTTCATAGGATCGAGTTTG
The DNA window shown above is from Aspergillus fumigatus Af293 chromosome 1, whole genome shotgun sequence and carries:
- a CDS encoding fatty acid alpha-hydroxylase, producing MFLPDGCYSSFLVNDSGFCICNLSLITHPSSVQSTCGKPKRKAVLCKSAVVTGAVFWSHRLYDGSRSERTRLDIISKLTPLLFVAIYFHIFAVPPESSGFLNLATLLLTVGLVDSIFLESVSAARSGISISTKYPIMPGKILPTFTPAEVESHNHAKSCFVTLGSKVYDVTSFLNDHPGGGDLILEYAGKDVKEILRDESSHNHSEAAYEILEDLLVGFLDNKSTGKTADTNGSATEGSEEDSRPVYASTGMSSEEDLSVETDIVKDYQTFKFLDLNKPLLLQLWNSGFSKEFYLQQIHRPRHYKGGESAPLFGNFLEPLSKTAWYVVPLLWLPPVTYGSFVGFAGLGNVPTAASYWLFGLFLWTLIEYLMHRFLFHIDGYLPDNRVGITLHFLLHGIHHYLPMDKYRLVMPPALFVILATPFWKLAHTVFFYNWYAAVTVFCGGVFGYICYDMTHYFLHHRNLPAYYKSLKKYHLEHHFADYENGFGVTSRFWDRVFGTELKTPPPKGAKAQ